Sequence from the Rhizobium sp. TH2 genome:
GCCGCCCGGCGATTATTTCGAAAGCTATATCGCCGATCTCGCTGCCCAGGGCGAGGACGTCGACATGGCCGAGATCGCGGAACTGCGCGCCGAATACGGTTTCGACAAGCCCCCGGTCATTCGCTACTTCTACTGGGTGGCGGGCATGCTCCACGGCGATTTCGGCTATTCGTTCGAATACCAGTTGCCCGTGAGCGAGGTGGTGGGCGACCGGCTGTGGCTGACCATGCTGGTGTCCTTCTTCACCATCATCTTCACCTGGATCATCGCCTTCCCGATCGGCATCTATTCGGCGACGCACCAGTATAGCTGGACGGATTTCGGCCTGACATTTATCGGTCTCATTGGCATTGCCATACCGAACTTCATGTTCGCGCTGATTCTGATGTATTTCGCCAATATCTGGTTCGGAACCTCGATCGGCCATCTGATGGACCAGAAATATCTGGCCGAGCCGATGAGTTGGGCCAAGGCGAGTTCGATCCTGGAACATATCTGGATACCGGTGGTCATCGTCGGCACTGCCGGCACCGCCAGCATGATCAGGAAGCTGCGCGCCAACCTGCTTGACGAATTGCAGAAACAATATGTCGTCACGGCCCGCGCCAAGGGCCTTCACCCCTTCAAGACACTCGTCAAATATCCGCTCAGGATGTCGCTGAATTTCTTCATATCGGATATCGGCTCGATCCTGCCGGCGATCATATCGGGTGCTGAAATCACCGCGATCGTGCTGTCGCTCGAAACGACGGGCCCGATGCTGATCAAGGCGTTGCAGAGCCAGGACATGTACCTGGCCGGATCGTTCCTGATGTTCCTGGCGTTTCTGACCGTGATCGGCGTGCTGATATCGGATATTGCGCTGGCCTTCCTCGACCCACGTATCAGGCTGCAGGGCGGGAGCACCAAATGACAGCGACCACGCCACTGCCAAACGCCGGCGAGCCCATGACGCACTACGTGTCGGATGCGCCGTTCGATCCCTATTCCATCGAGGGGATGACCCAAGAGCAGGAGCGCGTCTTCAAGGCGTCGCAACTGAAGCTCATGTGGTGGAAGTTCAAGCGCCACAGGCTGGCGGTCGTCTCTGGGATCTTCCTCCTCCTGCTCTATTTCGTGGTCGCCATCGTCGAATTCCTGGCGCCTTATAACCTTCACACACGCAACGTAGACTTCATCCATACGCCGCCGCAGGCAATCCATCTGTTCGACAAGGGCGAGTTCATCGGCCCCTTCGTCTATGGCCGGGATATGACGCTGGATATGGACACTCTGAAGCGCGTCTACCGGGACAACCCCGAAAAGGTCGAGCCGTTGCGCTTCTTCTGCTCGGGCGATTCCGTCAAGTTCTGGGGCATGGTGGAGTCGAGTTTCCACGTCGTCTGCCCGGCTAAGGACGGCCAGCTCTTCCTGCTCGGCAGTGACCGGCTGGGGCGCGACGTTTTTTCCAGAATCCTCTACGGCGCCCGGATTTCGCTGACCATCGGCCTGATCGGCATCATCGTCAGTTTCACTCTTGGGATTGTCATCGGCGGGCTCGCGGGTTACCACGGCGGCATATTCGACATGATCGTGCAGCGGATCATAGAAGTTCTGCAATCGATCCCGAGCATACCACTCTGGATGGCGCTCGCCGCCATCATGCCCGTCACATGGAGTCCCATGCTGATCTATCTCGGCATCACCGCGATCCTCGGACTGCTTGACTGGACGGGCCTAGCCCGTGCGGTCCGCTCCAAGCTGCTGTCGCTGCGTGAAGAGGATTATGTGCTGGCAGCCCAGCTGATGGGCGCGAAACCGAGCCGCATCATCGGCCGCCATCTAGTGCCCGGCTTCATGTCGCACCTGATCGCCACGGCGACGCTCGCCGTTCCGGGAATGATCCTCGGCGAGACGGCGCTCAGCTTCCTCGGCCTCGGATTGCGGGCGCCGATCACCAGTTGGGGCATCCTGCTGACCGAGGCCCGCAGCGTCAGCGTCATCGCTTTCTATCCATGGCTGCTTTTCCCGATCATTCCGGTCATCCTGGTCATCCTGGCCTTCAACTTCCTCGGTGACGGGCTGCGCGACGCGGCCGATCCGTATAAGTGAAAGTGGAGTTCGACATGCTAGAGCATGCTCTAGATAATCGCATGGACGCGAAGACTGTGACCGCACGCGTTCCGGAGCATCTGAAATGAGCCGGCGTGTCGAAGACGCCCGTATCCTGATGTACAGCCACGATACGTTCGGCCTCGGCCACCTGCGCCGTTGTCGTACGATCGCGCATGCGCTGGTCGAGGATTATCGCGGCCTTGAGATTCTCATCATTTCGGGCGCCACGATCGCCGGCGCCTTCGATTATCGCGCCCGCGTCGATTTCGTGAAGATCCCGAGCGTGATCAAGCTGCGCAACGGCGAATATGAATCGATGGAGCGCCACAGGGATCTCGACGAGACGCTGAAGATGCGCGAGGCGATCATCCGCCATACCGCGGAGACCTTTCAGCCGGACATCTTCATCGTCGACAAGGAACCCCTCGGCATGAAGGGCGAGGTCGAGTCGACGCTGACCTACCTCAAGACACGCGGCACCACGCTCATCCTCGGCCTCAGGGAGGTGATGGACGCGCCACACCTGCTGGACGCGGAGTGGAAGCGCAAGAACGTGATGCCGAAGATCGCGCAGTTCTACGATCATATCTGGGTCTACGGCCCGCCGGATTTCTATGACCCGCTTGTCGGCATCGAAGTGCCGGACAACGTGCGCGCCAAGATGAACTTCGTAGGCTTCCTGCAGCGCAGCGTGCCAAACGAGGAACGGATCGCGCGGCGTTCGCATGGTGACTATATCCTCGTTACAACAGGCGGCGGCGGCGATGGCGCCGATCTCGTCCGTGATGTGCTCAATGCCTACAAGGAAGACAGAAGCCTGCAGCAAAGGGCACTGGTGGTTCTCGGTCCTTACATGCCGGCGAGGAAACGTATCAAGCTCGCCAAGAAGGCTTCCTCCCTACCCTATGTCGAGGTCATAGAGTTCGACAACCGCATGGAGGAGCTGGTCGCCGGCGCCAAGGCCGTCGTTGCCATGGGAGGCTACAACACCTATTGCGAGATCTTGTCCTTCGACAAGCCGGCGCTGATCGTGCCGCGCGTGCAGCCGCGCGAGGAGCAACTGATCCGGGCGATGCGCGCCACGGAGCTCGGCCTTATCGACATGCTCCGACCGGAAGAGTCGGAAGATCCCATGGTGTTGGCAGGCGCGCTCAAGGCTCTGCTCGTGCGGAAGCCGCCATCGATCACCGCACACGAGAGCATCCGGCTCGAAGGACTGCCGCATATATCGCAGATCGTCGGTGGACTGTTCGACCGGCGCCATCCGGACCATCTGTCGATCGCCAAGGGATGATGCGGTTTGCCTGAAAAACGCAAGATCGTAATCGTGCTGAAAGGCTATCCGCGCCTTTCGGAAACCTTCATCGCACAGGAAATCCTCGGGCTCGAGCGGGCCGGTTTCGACCTGTCGCTGGTCGCACTCCGCCGACCCACCGACACCAAGCGCCATCCGGTGCATGACGAAATCCAGGCGCCAGTGCTTTACCTGCCGGAATACCTGCACGAAGAACCGGGCCGCGTGATCAAGGCCGTTCTGAAGACCTTGCCGAAACCAGGCTTCTGGAGGGCGCTCGGCGCACTGGCGCGCGACTTCGCCAAGGACCGCACCCGAAACCGCATCCGCCGCTTCGGCCAGGCCGCGGTGCTGGCTGCCGAATGGCCGGAGGGCGCCCGCTGGCTGCATGCCCATTTCATCCACACGCCGGCATCCGCAACCGCCTATGCCAGCATGATGACCGGCATTCCCTGGACCTGCTCGGCCCATGCCAAGGACATCTGGACCTCGCCCGACTGGGAGCTCGCCGGCAAACTGTCTGGTAATCGCTGGACTGTGACCTGCACCAAGACCGGCTACGAGCATCTCAAGCGACTCGGCGGCCCGCGCGCGAATGTCCATCTGAGCTATCACGGGCTCGATCTGGCGCGCTTCGGCCATTTCGACGGCGAGCGCCCGGCACGTGACGGCAGCGATCCTGCAAATCCCGCCCGCATCATCAGCGTCGGCCGTGCCGTGCCGAAGAAGGGCTACGATATCCTGCTCAAGGCGCTGAGCCTGCTTCCCGCCGACCTCCATTGGCGGTTCGAACATATCGGCGACGGCGACATCATCAAGACGCTGAAGACGCAGGCCAACGAGCATGGCATCGCCGACAGGCTCGAATGGCGTGGCGCGATGGACCAGAAGGATGTGCTCGCCAGCTATCGCGCCAGCGATCTCTTCGCGCTTGCCTGCCGGATCACGCCGGATGGGGATCGCGACGGTCTGCCGAATGTCATCGTCGAGGCCTGTAGCCAGGGACTGGTCTGCCTGTCCACCGACATTTCAGGCGTGCCGGAACTTCTGACCGACGGCGAAAACGGCCTGCTGGTTCCCTCCGAGAACGCGGAAGCGCTGGCCGTGGCACTGGAGCGTGCGATCCGCAATCCGGCCTTGCGCCATCGCCTGGGTCAGGCCGCCGAGCAAAGGGTGCGGGCGGATTTCGACTTCCACACCAGTATCGGCCAGCTCAAGTCGCTCTTCGAGGCGGAATGGCGGAAGACGCCATGAGCGGCGAACGCAGACCGCGTCGGGTGCTGTTCTATGTCCAGCATCTCCTCGGCATCGGGCATCTGGCGCGCGCGAGCCGCATCGGCCGCGCGATGGCGGCATCCGGCCTCGACGTGACCATGGTCACCGGGGGCATGCCGGTCGATGGATTTCCCGGACCTGAAGTCAACCATATCGCTCTGCCGCCGATCGCATCGGGTGACGCCGGATTTTCCGGTCTTGTCGATGCGGAGGGAAAACCCATCAATGCAGCATTCGAGGTAATGCGCCGCGACCTGCTGCTGAAAGCGTTGCGCGACACCAAGCCCGATATCGTGATGATCGAGGCATTTCCCTTCGGACGCCGACAGGTGCGGTTCGAGCTGATACCGCTCCTGGACGAGATCAAATCGATGCCGGATCGGCCGTTCGTCGCCTGCTCCCTACGTGACATCCTGCAGGAACGGGCCAAGCCCGGGCGAGACCAGGAAAGCGTCGATCTGGTGAACCGCTATTTCGACCGGGTACTGGTGCACGGCGACCCGGCATTCGTGCGTCTAGAAGAGACGTTTCCGCTGGCAAACGGAATCGCGGGCAAAATCGTCTATACCGGCCTGGTCAGCGCCTCGCCCCCAGTGCCGCCTTCCGAACAGTTCGATATCGTCATCTCCGCAGGCGGCGGCGCGGTGGGCAATGGCTTGCTGCGGGCTGCGACAGGGGCGGCTTCTCGTCTACCCGAGGAACTGACGTGGTGCATCATCGCCGGGCCAAACCTGCCGCAGGCGGATTACGATGCCGTCGAAACGATGCTGCCCGCCAATGCCCGGCTCGTCCGTTTCCGCAAGGATTTCGCGAGCCTGCTAACGCTGGCGCGCGTCTCGGTCTCGCAGGCAGGCTACAACACCGTTTGCGATATCCTTCGCGCCGGCTGCGGTTCGGTGCTGATCCCGTTCACGGCGGGAGGGGAAACGGAACAACGTATCCGCGCCGAGCGGCTGGAAAAACTCGGTCTTGCGGCTGTTGTGGAGGAAGAAACCCTTTCCGTCGAAGGAATGACGGCCGCCATCGGTGCGATGCTGGCATCCCGAGACCGAGCGGCCCATTCGCTGGATCTCGAAGGCGCTAGACGCACAGCGGAAATCCTGGCCGAAATGCCGCTTCGCTAGACGGTGCCGATCAGCATGAAGCGTGTGTATTTCTTCATCGGCAGGGAGTCGGAAAACGCGACGTCGCTCAGCCCCGCCTGATCGACGAAGGCATCGAGGGTCGGCACGCAATTGATGTGGGTCGGCTCGCTGAAATAGTCGTTCGATTGCAGCAGCACCCGCGTACCCCGAGGCAACAACGTCAGCCAGGCCCGAAGGTCGGCAATGTGTTCGCAGCTCGTATTGATGACGAGATCTGCCCCGAGTTCGCCATAGGGCAATTGATACATGTCGGCGGTGATCGCCCGGAACCTGTCGGCCCAGGCACCATTCAGGGTTTCGGCGACGCTGCCAACACCGGGGTCTATGTCGTAGCTGTCGACCGCTCCGATCTCGAAGCGATCGTCATCGAAAAGCATCGAAGC
This genomic interval carries:
- a CDS encoding class I SAM-dependent methyltransferase — translated: MNETTDWHENAFDLMRGVAAYTGSPLLKGLSKVMARHPDADVGNAFNHKQVGCKLWGRDALFDTLGGRYGRIVILGGWYGILASMLFDDDRFEIGAVDSYDIDPGVGSVAETLNGAWADRFRAITADMYQLPYGELGADLVINTSCEHIADLRAWLTLLPRGTRVLLQSNDYFSEPTHINCVPTLDAFVDQAGLSDVAFSDSLPMKKYTRFMLIGTV
- a CDS encoding glycosyltransferase family 4 protein, with amino-acid sequence MPEKRKIVIVLKGYPRLSETFIAQEILGLERAGFDLSLVALRRPTDTKRHPVHDEIQAPVLYLPEYLHEEPGRVIKAVLKTLPKPGFWRALGALARDFAKDRTRNRIRRFGQAAVLAAEWPEGARWLHAHFIHTPASATAYASMMTGIPWTCSAHAKDIWTSPDWELAGKLSGNRWTVTCTKTGYEHLKRLGGPRANVHLSYHGLDLARFGHFDGERPARDGSDPANPARIISVGRAVPKKGYDILLKALSLLPADLHWRFEHIGDGDIIKTLKTQANEHGIADRLEWRGAMDQKDVLASYRASDLFALACRITPDGDRDGLPNVIVEACSQGLVCLSTDISGVPELLTDGENGLLVPSENAEALAVALERAIRNPALRHRLGQAAEQRVRADFDFHTSIGQLKSLFEAEWRKTP
- a CDS encoding ABC transporter permease, which translates into the protein MTATTPLPNAGEPMTHYVSDAPFDPYSIEGMTQEQERVFKASQLKLMWWKFKRHRLAVVSGIFLLLLYFVVAIVEFLAPYNLHTRNVDFIHTPPQAIHLFDKGEFIGPFVYGRDMTLDMDTLKRVYRDNPEKVEPLRFFCSGDSVKFWGMVESSFHVVCPAKDGQLFLLGSDRLGRDVFSRILYGARISLTIGLIGIIVSFTLGIVIGGLAGYHGGIFDMIVQRIIEVLQSIPSIPLWMALAAIMPVTWSPMLIYLGITAILGLLDWTGLARAVRSKLLSLREEDYVLAAQLMGAKPSRIIGRHLVPGFMSHLIATATLAVPGMILGETALSFLGLGLRAPITSWGILLTEARSVSVIAFYPWLLFPIIPVILVILAFNFLGDGLRDAADPYK
- a CDS encoding ABC transporter permease codes for the protein MLRYILWRIAVMIPTLLIISALVFTIIELPPGDYFESYIADLAAQGEDVDMAEIAELRAEYGFDKPPVIRYFYWVAGMLHGDFGYSFEYQLPVSEVVGDRLWLTMLVSFFTIIFTWIIAFPIGIYSATHQYSWTDFGLTFIGLIGIAIPNFMFALILMYFANIWFGTSIGHLMDQKYLAEPMSWAKASSILEHIWIPVVIVGTAGTASMIRKLRANLLDELQKQYVVTARAKGLHPFKTLVKYPLRMSLNFFISDIGSILPAIISGAEITAIVLSLETTGPMLIKALQSQDMYLAGSFLMFLAFLTVIGVLISDIALAFLDPRIRLQGGSTK
- a CDS encoding glycosyltransferase family protein — protein: MSRRVEDARILMYSHDTFGLGHLRRCRTIAHALVEDYRGLEILIISGATIAGAFDYRARVDFVKIPSVIKLRNGEYESMERHRDLDETLKMREAIIRHTAETFQPDIFIVDKEPLGMKGEVESTLTYLKTRGTTLILGLREVMDAPHLLDAEWKRKNVMPKIAQFYDHIWVYGPPDFYDPLVGIEVPDNVRAKMNFVGFLQRSVPNEERIARRSHGDYILVTTGGGGDGADLVRDVLNAYKEDRSLQQRALVVLGPYMPARKRIKLAKKASSLPYVEVIEFDNRMEELVAGAKAVVAMGGYNTYCEILSFDKPALIVPRVQPREEQLIRAMRATELGLIDMLRPEESEDPMVLAGALKALLVRKPPSITAHESIRLEGLPHISQIVGGLFDRRHPDHLSIAKG
- a CDS encoding glycosyltransferase family protein — encoded protein: MSGERRPRRVLFYVQHLLGIGHLARASRIGRAMAASGLDVTMVTGGMPVDGFPGPEVNHIALPPIASGDAGFSGLVDAEGKPINAAFEVMRRDLLLKALRDTKPDIVMIEAFPFGRRQVRFELIPLLDEIKSMPDRPFVACSLRDILQERAKPGRDQESVDLVNRYFDRVLVHGDPAFVRLEETFPLANGIAGKIVYTGLVSASPPVPPSEQFDIVISAGGGAVGNGLLRAATGAASRLPEELTWCIIAGPNLPQADYDAVETMLPANARLVRFRKDFASLLTLARVSVSQAGYNTVCDILRAGCGSVLIPFTAGGETEQRIRAERLEKLGLAAVVEEETLSVEGMTAAIGAMLASRDRAAHSLDLEGARRTAEILAEMPLR